A DNA window from Brassica napus cultivar Da-Ae chromosome C1, Da-Ae, whole genome shotgun sequence contains the following coding sequences:
- the BNAC01G28220D gene encoding uncharacterized protein BNAC01G28220D — MVSPFRTPCTSPRKSRKASKNPYSNRGLDKFSELLSELDEKRQIIYSKKVDSSGPPLVRFVFTSSGECVPVVIKSSYLHKQKNTKDVAASAAAKVKTVVNESKTEETKKTEPETEEKQSCVLNENLKKITRPNRFFPVTVILVLVFLVFFGRSVAIMCTCIAWYLVPTIKEQRGNRGSSSYAMKKKDFARKLSIEDRASFNPRTVRNLSPRK, encoded by the coding sequence ATGGTGAGCCCATTTAGAACTCCATGTACTTCtccaagaaaatcaagaaaagCGAGCAAGAACCCTTATTCAAACCGTGGACTTGACAAATTCTCCGAGCTTCTTTCAGAGCTCGACGAGAAGAGACAGATCATCTACTCAAAGAAGGTCGATTCCAGTGGCCCGCCTCTTGTCCGATTCGTGTTCACAAGTTCCGGTGAGTGTGTCCCAGTCGTGATCAAATCGTCTTATCTTCATAAACAGAAGAATACCAAAGATGTTGCCGCTTCTGCTGCTGCTAAAGTCAAAACAGTAGTCAACGAATCGAAAACAGAGGAAACAAAGAAAACAGAACCTGAAACAGAGGAAAAACAGAGCTGTGTTTTGAATGAGAATCTGAAGAAGATCACAAGACCGAACCGTTTCTTTCCCGTGACTGTGATCTTGGTTCTTGTTTTCTTGGTTTTCTTTGGAAGATCTGTTGCGATCATGTGCACTTGTATTGCTTGGTACTTGGTACCAACGATCAAGGAACAGAGAGGAAACAGAGGATCTTCATCATATgcgatgaagaagaaagatttcGCCAGGAAGTTGAGTATTGAAGACAGAGCATCTTTTAATCCAAGAACTGTTCGTAATCTTTCTCCTCGCAAGTAG